Below is a genomic region from Pleuronectes platessa chromosome 5, fPlePla1.1, whole genome shotgun sequence.
TCAATGTGTCAACATGGATCAGAGAATGAGAAAAAAGGCCTGAAACGGTTGTGAGAGCAAAGAAAGGAACAGCAGTGTTAGTGTGGTGTTCATAATAAAGTGCTCAGTGGTATATTTTTTATGAACCAATCAAACAGCGCCCTCTCCTGTTGCTATGGAGACAACACCAGCTAGCGTTAGCCCCACATGATTAGCACTAGCATCAACGAGCCGCTGCGTCCATCTTGtgtagcttagcttagcttagctgaACGGGCTAACGTTGCCTTGCGCACTGAAGTGAGCAGCAGAGATGGATGACGGTGAGGAGCCGGGTCTGGTTCTCTCCTCACACAACACCTCATCAGGCTCTAAGTCGGGCGGGGACAAGATGTTCTCCCTGAAGAAGTGGAACGCGGTGGCCatgtggagctgggatgtggaATGCGACACCTGTGCCATCTGTCGGGTCCAGGTGATGGGTGAGTGTCAGCGGGTCCCCAGCTAGCCTAGCGTGGCTCAGCTCGGATACGGGCTAATGCTAAGCTAGTGCAAAGCTAGTGCAAGCATACGAATGAGTGAAACTGCAGCTCCCTGACACTGACGTGCGTGTTGTTTTTGTATCTCATTCGCAGACGCGTGTCTCCGGTGTCAGGCGGAGAACAAACAGGAGGACTGTGTCGGTAAGACCGTGTTAGCACTTTAGCATCGcccggctaacgttagcttctCTGACGGGGCTGTCAGTGATTCACCAAGCTAATGGCTGCTTATCCAGctgctgtatttgaaatacagaGGATGACAGCACCGTGAAGATGCTTTGATTACAACTGTCATTATGTTTTGATCCTTATCTCACAACACCAGTTATAAGAGGAACTAAGTAGATTTACTATAGCAGCTTGCAGTTGTACTCGAGTACATTGAGTAACAGCTTCCTAACACTTAAGTTCCACAACAGTACCTTGTTACCAGAATCCTTGCAGAGTTAGATTATTGATAGAAGTGATGGTCAACAATGAAGTCATGCTTTGTTTTTATCATATGTTAAAAGAGGACTTGTATGTATTTACTTTGATGTATTGTATACGATACCATGTTATTTCCTCCTGAAAGTATGTTGTGATACTTCTACTTTAACTTAAAGTATATTTATGGAAGCAGGCTTTTTCTTGTAACCAAATAGACAGGGGTATTCCTATTTCACTGCGATATAAGTACTTTCTACATACTTCTTTCTCTAGCCTGTTCATATATtagtttatgtatttttacttgcAGTTTACGATCACCATGATATTTGATAAAAGGATCTAGAAAAGATTCTGTAACAACCAATTTAACCTCCAATGCATGCTTGTTTTGCCCAATGGGGCAACTTTAAGTAATATTGCTCTTAAACTCTCCAGAAGACATTATTAATAGTAAGTTCTTGGCTCGTGTCTCATCCTTCCAAGttatgagaaaaacacacaaaacaacaagcaaaccaaccaacagacaggggtggaaacataaccttcttATAAATCAGTTAAATGTGTTCAATAGTTAACTTTCAATATTCACCTTTACACTTGTTCATATCGTAATATTCTTACTGTAACTGTTTAATGACTAGTTAAACAGAAATTCAGTCAGCACACTATGACTTCAATGAGTATAGGTTAGAAGTAgtttaatacaataataatatggaCTAAAACACATTGTAGATGCCAAATGATGTGCTTTTTGGAAAAGGTTAAAACAGAAGTGAATCTGTTTATGTACCGTTAAAGTAAATATGGTTATACTACTATGGTCTGTGTAACCCTTGTACTCTTTAATTGCCTAACTCTCTATGTTTCCACTCCTCTGTCTTTCAGTTGTGTGGGGAGAGTGCAACCACTCCTTCCATAACTGCTGCATGTCCCTGTGGGTGAAGCAGAACAATCGCTGTCCCCTCTGCCAGCAGGACTGGGTGGTTCAGAGAATCGGCAAATAAGCTTCACGACCAGGTGGCCTGACTCTCACCGGCACACACCCGAGCGTGGTGACAGACTTGATATGGATCACTGCAGCGTCCTGTGTAGAGCCACAGACATCGTCATCTGTCCCTCCTACTTGCATGTTCCTGTCGTCCTGGTGTTGAAGGAGGGCGATGGATATAGCAGCACAGACTTGTTATTAATGTGACTGGAGGAACAAGAGTCATGAAGATATGGATGAAAGTTGTCGCAGTGCTTGGTCCCGTTATATTATCGTCTGTGATGGTGATCAGCACTTATCTTATCATCTTATGTGACCTGTCCTTTTAGAAATAAAGAATTGTGAATAGCTGTAAACATATGTAGTTTTCATTTAGTCATTTCCGACGGGGAAATTATGGAAGAAGGTACTTTTCTTCAGCACATGTTTTAGATTATTTTCAGGAATGTGCAACACATTCACCTGCCAAGATATGGCTGGTTAAGGAAtggaaatatatttttctgccTCAGACAGAAATCTGTCTGCAACCCCAAAAGTCAATAACATTGAAAGTACAGAAATATGACATTTAATTCTCGCCAAGACTAATTTTAACTGATTCTTTTGAACAAACAATTCAGATTTTAAGTATAATGTCAACACTTTTCTATGACACCTGCTTGTGTTGACTTTTTTGTATACTTATATTTTAATCGTATACTATACTATGATTTCAGTCAGTTGATTGATTGAGACTACAAAAAATATGATTCTTTTGTGCAATGAAGAAAGCATTTTGTGGGAAACCAATTTTTACAAACCTACCAGCCACAATATTAAAACTGGAAAGTGACTACTCATAATTTATCAGTTCATCGGTTCAGTTCACCAGTACTATGTGAGTCACAAGAACCAAGTGGTATAGGCAAAGCAATATTTATCCAagtaaatgaaatgtgaaattttCATCAAGAAAGTGTTGTATCTGCTACTAGGCCCTAGAAATACCGTTATTATATCTTTCTATTGATAATATGCACTGTTGCTTTCAATCAGATGGGTAACTTGCAGTGGACAGGAAGCAGACATCTAAATCAACCCAGTTCAGTTAACCTCAGTGGTTATCTGTTAATCAAAAAGGTTTTAGCTTGCAGCATTGCAGGGCTGGTCAGAACACAGAGTCAGCTCAGTGACATCATCTGTAGAGCTAATATTTAAGAATCACCATACCACCCTAACTGGTCTACTTTGGCACCAGTTAGTGCACCACTTGAACTGCAGAACCCCTGTGAGATTGCAGAGGAATTGAGGAAAAGCGTATTTCGTAAGGCTGCTAGTTAAATCGGTGAAGTCTTTTCCCTGACTCCTGTGGATCTGTGTGTCCTTGCCTGGTCGTCAATGATTCCTTCGTACTCTTAGCATGTCTAGGTTTTACTTTTTCACGTATTTTCGTTAACATTTATTTCCCCCCTAAAGCACAGCTTTTACTTTAGTCTTAAGaacaacattattagaaataaGACAACATCTCACCTGAAACTTCCACTTAAAAGCTGGTGTGGAGCTGTCAGGTTATACCATGTGATCTTCATAATGTAAACATTTCTGTGCCCTGACACCTGGGTAAAGTCCTCAGCTCCTGATTTTCACATGCAGATGAAAGCTCCAGAGCAGAGTCTAAATGGACCTCGGGGTGAAATACTTTGTCAGCTCCTGTTTCAAAGGACAAGTATGAACTTTGACACAAGTTGTTCTGAGCAGCTAACAGACTAGAGTATTAGGGCACTGGCCTCTCTCTCGGGCTACTCGGTCAAATAATTTTAAGGCTTCTTAAACCAATTAGGGCTTAACATGTTATGTTGGAATTCTTCGTCCCGCTAAAGTTATGAGGTGTAGGTGTACATTTTATACTGTACATGCTATCTTGTCtgcttttttatattcataacaATCTATCTTAATTGTAAGTTAAGGTCAGGATTTGCCACCCCATCAAGTCATGCTCGCACCACAGTTGATGCACCCAGCCAATTTGCATCTCCTAAAAATAGACCAGCTCAAAGCCTCTTAAGTTCAAACCGCACAAGTCGCTTTCTCTAAGTGCCGTGTACAAATGAGCACGCAAAGACACTAAGCTACCAACAAATCCCTGAGAACATTGGGACTTTTAATGCTCTGAGAGGCGTGGTTCAAGAGGTAGAGGATGATGCAGGTGCCCGAGGCTCTCAGATGAACATGGACCCTGTGGATAAGTCGACTGTAGTGCTGGAGATACCAGCTGCCTCTGCAAATATGCTTCATGATACGTCCAGCATGGAGGACCTGGTGGGCCTTAACAACCTGGTGGCCAACACGGCCTACCTGAAGGCTCAGCACCTCGACCGCAGTGAGCTGAGGAAGCACATGCTCAGCCTCACACTGCCAAGACCAAAGTCCCTCGCTCTCCATGCCGCTGCAGATAGTAGGTACGAGTCCCTGTGTGAGCAGCAGCCTATTGGGAGGATACTGTTCCAACAGTTTCTCCAGACCTGTAACCCACAGTACGAGGTCGCCGTAAAGTTCCTGGACGAGCTGAGCATCTGGAGCTTTGCGGAAGATGAAACCAAAGAGAAGGCCAAACGGAGCATCCTGGCCAAGTTCTGTCAACCTGAGTCCAGGcactttctctcctttctcacAGGAGAGAATGCAAAGACATGCAAGGAATTATCATGCAAGAATTTCGATGAGACGATGACGGACCAGTTGAAAGAAGCCGCAAGGGACTTCCTGAAGGGACAACCTTTCTGTGAATACCTGAACAGCCCTTTCTTTTATAAGTTCTTGCAGTGGAAGGAGTACGAAAAGCAGAAGATCAGTGACAAAATCTTCTATGAATTTAGGACTTTGGGGAGAGGTGGCTTTGGTGAGGTAGGTAGCAGACGTTTGGGCACCGGGATAAAAATTTAAATCTGCAGACAAGGTGacaaattaaagttaaaatTTGGATCCCAGTACCTCCATCCGTAGGGTGCAAGGGGTAACAAGAAAAGGCAAACTTTAATCGTTGCATCCCTGAGCAATTAAAGGTCAATTTAATTCAATCAATTCAATACATTTGAAGCAGTAGCTTATGAAGGCTCACATTAGAATACCACAGCTGTATATCTCTATATAGATGTTAACATCACTGCATTGACTTCTACTACTGCTATATTAAGTTACTAAATGTCACGAGTTTACTGTGCCCATGATTGGTCATGTTACACTATTTCACTTCATAGTCTGCCTTTTAAACTCACTGAAAGAGAATCCCTGTCATAACATCTGAAgtcatgtttctgtctgtgtgacaGGTGCATGCAGTGCAGGTGAAGCTCACAGGACAAATGTACGCATGCAAGAAGCTGGACAAGAGGCATCTGAAGAAGAAAGGCGGAAATGGGCTTGCTCTCGTGGAGAAGCAGATCCTGGAGAAGGTCAACAGCCTCTTCATCGTCAACCTGGCGTACGCTTATGCCAACCGGACCCACCTGTGTCTGGTCATGGACCTCATGAACGGAGGGGACCTCAGATTTCACATCTACGAGCTCGGGGAGCGGGGCATCCGCATGGAGCGCGTTGTTTACTACGTGGCCCAGATAACCCTAGGGATCCTTCACCTGCACTCCATGGACATAGTGTACCGGGACATGAAGCCTGAGAATGTGCTGCTGGATGGCAAAGGACAGTGTCGGCTGTCGGACCTCGGATTGGCCGTGGAGCTGCCCAAAGGCAAAACGATCTGCCAGAAGGTCAGTGTAGTGACCTGGCCCTAGATTAACCTACTAAACCTACTGTTCACATTTAGAAAATAGCTTGGTTATAACTTataagctgctgtcagacatgcTCTGAATTGCCGAGATGTGTATGTgggtatgtgtatgtgtgatcgCAAATGTTcgagtgagagcctccggaGTTACTGCAGACTTTCTCAGCCTGGCCACCGGGTATAAAGTCTGCGGAAAGTCTGAGACGTCAAGAGAGTTTCTGGTGATAAGAGCAGTCGCAGGTGTTGTtgttctgtaaacaaaaacacgtgatctcTGCAGGAGAATAAATACATGACATCCTGCCTCTACCTGTTGCACAAACCAAATAGCAGTGAGAGAGTGTTTGGAAATTGGCTCTGTGATATACTGCATTGCTCAAATGAACAATATTCGCTGACAGTTTATTTCCAATATACAGTATACTTTTCAGCCCACCCCTATAAGTAGCTTAGCAGGAATAGATATGATAGCCCTCAGTCCTGCTCTGACAGACAAGAGGGAATAACCCTGTCTGACCCAATTAATCTCATTAAAAGGTGCCTGACCTCGACCCCAGTTGGAGGCTGCACTGGTGGAGAAATGCATAGAAAACTGTGCAGAACCTCTGAGCGTTAGCTAGTCTGAACTTTGCTTTACTAGTACCAGATATAGCTTACACAAGACCAAAGAGATGAGTTAGCGGATTCACAATAGGGCTTCACTCCCTACAGAGTGAACTATAAGGACTAATTGGTCAGATGCCCGGTTTCTCCATTATTCATTGGTCAATCTTGATCTTCATCGAGTTGAGGCTGGTCAGGATGGTCTGATAACTGAGATGCTGAGATGAAATTCTTAAAGTAAATTATTCTGTCAGGTCTCAGACATGTCTGTCCACCTCTGAGATTATATCACAGTGATTTCAATGATCccatatgaaaatatatatacagtgtgcTTTGTTTTGAATCTTAGTTTTTCAGTGTCTGAACTACTTTGCaacagtggttctcaaattCTCTGGTTTGTGACCCAAAATAAAGCAGTGTCCACTTGAGGCCCCCCATAACCTCTTCATACAAAGGGTTATTTTCTTCCTTATTTCCTTAATTTAGTTAATTATGTTCTTATAGATCTCAAAAGAGATAACGATTAAGTAATTCAAACAGAAAAGAGTAGACGAAAGTCTCTTTAGAAATGTTTTCTACTGCTTTTCTATGCTGCTTGTTTGAAATCTCTTGTGAGGGTCCGGACCATAGACtataataaagatggacgacatgtctccatGTCCTCCCTCTAGCCAATATGAAGAttaaacacatacaaatactgCCATCTTGCGCATTTGGAACCAGAGTCTGTGCATTAGCCATCAGGAGATGGCGCCACTGCAGTGAAATTAAATATTACTGTTGATggcattatatatttttattggaaGGAATACACCCTCCCTTCTCAACTCACTTCAGCAGAAATACATAACTCTCACTCTTTTGCCACTCCCCATCCATCCCTAATAATTTTTGTAAACAGCATGATAAATGTGAAAGGATTTATACCTCTGACCTTGCAACCTCAGATGTGAATATGATTATGTTGTACCCCAGAGGTATGGACAAGGCTTCattgcttttctctttctctcgtctgtgtgttgtcaggctGGTACGACTGGCTACATGGCTCCTGAGGTTCTGAAGCAGGAGTTTTACAGGACATCTGTGGACTGGTGGGCTCTGGGCTGCAGCATCTATGAGATGGTGGCTGCCCGTTTGCCTTTTAGAGACTTCAGAGAGAAGGTGCAGAACACTGAGGTGACTCGTCGCACTCTGGAGGACGACTGCAAGTTTGAAGACAAACGTTTTGATGCCGCCACCAAAGATATCATCAGCCACTTCCTCAAGAGGAAGGTAGAGCATCGTCTCGGGTGTCGGTGAGTAAAAGCTTCTCTGAGAGATAAAGTCTGTCACCTGTGGTTCTTCTTCCGATCTTACATCAACAAAATGTATCACTTCCCTTGCACCTGTGAAAACATATGCTTATCCTATGTAAGATACTTCTAGAGAAACAGGCCCAGGTCATAAAGCTAAGTTAAAGTCCAGACAGGTGAAACCTGGAGGTCAGGACACCCTGACGGGGTCACAAAGGATTAAAGGAACAGGAGAGATATAAAAAGAACACTGTAGTTCTGCTCCACAGATATATCTTCCATTGGCCttttctcattttatttattaaacaccTCTGACTCCTCTACTTTATGGTGTGAATTACCCTCAAGTTTAATTTCTTAAGTCCTCTGAACATTGTTAAAATGTAAGAATCTGAGTTGAGGTTGCTATATTTGTTGGTTTTAAGCCAAAAAggttgatcagctgatgaagaaCTATATTTCTGCCAGCTTAAAGGGTCGCTGAATtgaatccatccatctgtcacaCTGTGCACCAACACAGGCTGTGCAATTGAGCCCAATGTCACACTGTGCATCGCTATCTAAATAGTTGAGAAGTTGTCCTTGAGTTGTCAGTGAAACTGTCCTGATCAATCACAAACTTGTGTGACAGGAACATGGGTGGTAACAACACATGTCTTTTATAAGCTGggtttttctattctattctatttactgctttaaaaaaaaaactattttatcaTCACTCTTTAAAGACATCTAAACGGTGAGTGAATAAAATTATCATATTATTGCCCAGTTACATTTTTTCACCTTTATATCACAACTTTCAATATCAGTCATTAAACACATGTTCTGTATTTTGTCTTTCTAGTGATAGCGACCCACGAAGCCATGTGTTTTTCCAGAACATCAATTTCCGCCGCTTGGAGGCGGGGCTGGTGGACCCCCCTTGGGTGCCAAAGTCCAACGTGGTCTACACCAGGGACACAGACAAGTTCGTGGACACCTCCGAGGTCCAGGACATCGAATTTGACGACAAGGACGAAACATTTTTCAAGGCGTTCAGCACAGGTGCAGTCTCGATCCAGTGGCAGAAGGAGATGATTGAAAGTGGAGTGTTCGACCAGCTGAACGACCTCGGGCCCAATGGACACAACTGTGGGCGCATGTGGACCTCCAGGATGTGCGTCATATGTTAGACGTCTCATCACCTGACTGACACGTGGTGATCGACCAAACAACATTGGTTTGGAATACTGGAAGTGAAGTGCCTGGATATTGGACTGCATTATGCATTAGGGAAGATGAGGCCTTTTAAAACTATATATAAGCAAATTATGCACTGAAGATGAATCATCCTTAAGTTTACTCACACATATTAAGTCATATGTTTTATCCTGTCACAGCCAAACATGATGGGACGATCGCTATCTCAGTCTTAAAGAAATTGTTGTCAGTCTTGTGCCTGGATGGAAACTCACGCTGACATTGTGCTGGATGGGCCAGTTTATACTTTGCCCTCTATTCCTGGTGAGACAGCAGACCCCGGTGCTTTCATAGTTTCCATTACATCACTCAGCAATGTTGGCAGGACCAAGTCTTTACATGTGTTTGTAAACAGAGCCAATCATGGCCTTTGCGTGGCTGATCAGCAGCAAGATTATGATCAGTATGTGCGGTAATGTGCCACGTTTCTTAGAAAGACTGAAAGTGTCACAGAAATGCTGGGAATGCCTCTGGCTCAGACGACTGGacagtgtcatgtgacctcagtgCTGGAGCCTGTGAAGTCTTTTCAGTAGCACACGTTCACCACTAAGTGCCGCCACACTCCCATGGAGTGCATTCAGTGTCCCGCAGTGCGCCTCATCATCCACCATCGTCCGGGCCATGTGCTGTGTGCTCAGTTATTTACAAGCACCGGATGACTCGTTTAGCTTTAACAGGGGGGTGCTGTGAGACTAATTGTCGTATACACATTGTTTCtccattagaaaaaaaaataaacatgctaAAATAGAATTTTTGGCATTAAAAAGACAATGCCAacatcccccccacacacacacatacactcccaCCCAGTGTTTACGAGCTATGCACAACCCATAACCAAGAGACGTTAGCAACTCACAACACAGCAAGAACAAACAACatagtgtgtttgtgaaaatcTTTTTGGCCTCCACAGATGCTCGTAAAGTTCTTGTATCCATATGGATGTATGTTACTTAATTAAAGCCCCAGGTAGTGGGAGACATGTCTACTATTGGCATATCTTTGTCAAAAACTTGTGctggattttagtttttatatttccaGATAGATGACAGTGACTAGTTAATCTTTTACTTCATAAAGTAAGGAGATTGATTTTCTCTtgctttttttaacttttgccTTAATTTGACAGTGAGCTACGAGgacagttggaaagagagaagagaaataaCATGTGACAAAGGGCCCGGTGACTTGAATCAAAGACGCTATAATATCATGGTCAGTGTGCAGTGACCTCTGAGCTACCTGGGTGCTATTCCTGACTTAACTTTTTTCATTCCCACAGTCTTCTATGAAGATTTGTTGCTGACTGTAAAGCATGTCTATGTAGTTGTACTCAGTACTCTTACATACAAAGCTGCATTGTAATCAGTAGTGCCAATAgtattttggtcatatttagATATAATCTAATACTGATGACATAATctaatattttgacatttaatgtatttttacactgtttttgtgataatatatttttaaagtatTTCATTCCATGTGGTTTGTATGTTtccatgtttttgtgtgagcagtataacacaaaaactacagaacagaATACCATGAACCTGGGTTGAAGGATGCGGTATGGgtgagggaagaacccattcaattccggtttggatccaggatttgtttttcactttctttaactttgcatTTACATTTCTTGCAATTTTGACCGTTTTCTcgagatcttgatgaaagaaattcGACacatttaagggactgatatctatgagctGAGAAATGTTATGCTTGATGGATTTTTATTGGGCCTTAGTGGAGGTACGCTCTCTACTGAGTTTCATTCTGGtttattaatgtgtttatttgatcgggGCATAGCACATTAATGAACATACGCATAAAACACCAGATTTAGACATTGAATGTAGTTATGATTGTGATGATATCTTTTTGCTCCGCTCTAGGTGCAGATATCATCTATTATCATTCTATCAGCAAGGATCAGTCTGGTAATCAAGAAGGTGCTTGTCTCCTCAAAACATTCCAGAAACCACAGCACGTTGACAAATACAACCAGGTGTCACCTCAGCGTTTTATTCAGAATGTATTGCCACCACTTAGTGCATCTCTGCATAACCCTCAGACACATTAAGATAATGAGAGACATAAACATGTGTTGTGCTAATTCCTGCGAGGGGGTGACCTTACAGGCCTGAGAAGTGGTTCCATTCACGCTCGACTGTCATGAGATTAGAGGGTGGTTCAGATGGAAATCCAAGACGCAATATGATCGCCATCGGCTACGAAGCCAGGGTGGGGAGTCCACTGTGGACGACGTGACGACAAGACAAACTCAACAGAAGGTCTCCAGGAACATGTTCTTAACAGGCGCCTACAAGCCTCTGCCAGGGTTCAGTTCCCCATGGTGTGATGCGGTAACACTGCcctccaatacacacacacacatgcatgaacatGCATTGCATATTTACAATTCACTCATATTTGTGCATCTTCAGATACATGTGATATGGCTGATCATGCAAAGATgcactcacacagagacacgcacacacgcaaccccccccccccccccccccccccccccccccccccccccacacacacacacaaatcgtATTACATCTGTAGAAGCAAGCATGGGGTAGTAGAGATCAAAGGAGCACAGGGTGTAATTTGGTATCTGTGTTTGTTACATGCTCATGCTCTGGATTCACATCAAAGACATGTGCCACACTTTCAGCTCAGTCCTGGCATCCTCACCATCGTATCACACCACTGATGTTGCTGGGATTTGTTTCCCCTTTGCTGGCTGCGagcatgtgtctgtttttgtgcaTACCTGCAAGTTCGGTTCTTCatagatggaaaataaaaaaactgcactgATTTATGACTATATATGCACCtcggtgtgtctgtgagagagtgtgtgagaatTTAGGATAGGTGAGAAAGTAGTTAAACAGGGGAGACAGAGGGTCCATTGTCTGCTGAGGGAAAGCGAGAGTGAGCCATGTGGGAGATAGATTGAAGGAGGAAGAGGTTTGCTGCTCGTTGTTTTATACTAACGGCTCGTGTGAGTGAGGTCTATTTTTTGggttttaaaagttattttccCTTTGGCAGtttttgacatttcatttcCCATTAGCTTAGATAAATTAGAATCAGAGAAACAAGACCTGGATCAGACCCGAGATCCTCATTGCCCTGAGCCACTGGGCTGACCCCACTACCGCTCAGGATGTGTTTAGATTTCAGTTAATGTTCAGTTTTCTAAGCTTCATTGCTCAAATTCTTAACATTTCCACAAATAAGTGAATTCCAGCGTGGCAGTCCAACAGAAAcagagcgtgtgtgtgcctgatgTTCTTCCCCACTGAGGCCCAATGGGCAGTTTCCAAGGCGCCCAGACCTCAGACCCCTTCCACTGCCAGGGGCATAGATAGAGGccgatcagaaacacacaaaaaaacacacacgttgACAGTCCCCCACTCTCAGCTCTAGACCTATATCTATTCCATGTTTGGTTCCTCTACAGCTAAAATTATCCGTCTTTGGCGTTGTTCTAATGTTAGGACatcaaaaagtatttttccaAAAACAAATTCTACCAGCGGAGCCAACTAATGCCACTAGCTCCCTGTTTACACTCAGATTCTAGGTATTCTAGTATTCATGTCTTGAACCACAACTGTGAGTCAAGAATACAACATGCCTGCACATAATTCATTAAACAAATTGATTTGTGCTGGAAGAAGTGAAAATGATCTCACCACATTAACAGACTGTTTTCACTTTATTCATGAAAATGGAATTTTATGGCTCGGCAAAGGATGGAAATGGCTTTTttagtaggggggggggggggggttgcatgtGGAGGAGGGATGCAGGGGAAATGGTAGACTttgtaaaaaagagaaaaagaaaatatttacttgattaataaataaataattcattttcaAGGCTACTGCCCCGGGTCCCCAGGTTCACAGGTGCCCCAGGTTTACATAAGAGCTGGTCACACAGATTTGCCCAATCAAAGTACAGTCTAGGGGCAGTATTAGGCACACCTAATCaaaggcagattttttttttctctaatcAACCAACAATATCTACAATTTCCATTCTTAAATTTGTTGAGCTACACTGCAATCTTTCCAACCACCCTGCTGGCAACTATGGGCTGTTTATCAGATTTAATTCCTTGAAAATGCTTATTACGTgaccactcacatgcacacggcATGCGAatgccagtgtaaacaggaagcatgtGGATGGCAGGTGAATCCTTGGCGACGTTGAAgtgtttcaaatgaaaatgtaataatatggATCTAGCCTCAGTGTGTAGGGCCTCTGATCGCCTGGTTCCAGACCTCTTATTCATGGTAATTCAATCAGATGATTGAACCGAGGCTCCGCCAGACTTCTAAAACTTTGATCCCTCTTCTTAGCTTTCACACTTCATGTCCAGCACTCAGCCACATCCCTGCAGTCACCTGTCACTGGGAATAAAAGTTCTCCCACAAGTAGAAAGTCCCAAGGAAGCAGCTTATAGTTCAAAAAGTTGCAGCATCCTGAAACCTGAGTTGACCGGAGCGGAGAGCTTTGTGATGTCCCACACCCCTCCGCTGCAGGGCGTTTGAAGATAAGCACATcaaacagagggaggggggttCAGTGATACAGAATACTGTATCACGGAAACACTTTACAACCCCTCACTCTGATctgtgagggggagagaaactGTGGTGCATGTGTTAATGCACTTTAAATACAGTACAACATGTTGCCTGAGAGGTCACTGACCGAGCAGGGTTTGGCATCTGTGTGGACATCTGTGTCTGCccgcgtttgtgtgtgtgtgtctgtgtgtattagAGAATAAGAGAAGTGCTCAGAAGCAGGTATAAAAGCAATTGATTCCACAGATCTGGAAGACGGtgacacaaaaaca
It encodes:
- the rnf7 gene encoding RING-box protein 2, whose translation is MDDGEEPGLVLSSHNTSSGSKSGGDKMFSLKKWNAVAMWSWDVECDTCAICRVQVMDACLRCQAENKQEDCVVVWGECNHSFHNCCMSLWVKQNNRCPLCQQDWVVQRIGK
- the grk7b gene encoding rhodopsin kinase grk7-b; this encodes MEDLVGLNNLVANTAYLKAQHLDRSELRKHMLSLTLPRPKSLALHAAADSRYESLCEQQPIGRILFQQFLQTCNPQYEVAVKFLDELSIWSFAEDETKEKAKRSILAKFCQPESRHFLSFLTGENAKTCKELSCKNFDETMTDQLKEAARDFLKGQPFCEYLNSPFFYKFLQWKEYEKQKISDKIFYEFRTLGRGGFGEVHAVQVKLTGQMYACKKLDKRHLKKKGGNGLALVEKQILEKVNSLFIVNLAYAYANRTHLCLVMDLMNGGDLRFHIYELGERGIRMERVVYYVAQITLGILHLHSMDIVYRDMKPENVLLDGKGQCRLSDLGLAVELPKGKTICQKAGTTGYMAPEVLKQEFYRTSVDWWALGCSIYEMVAARLPFRDFREKVQNTEVTRRTLEDDCKFEDKRFDAATKDIISHFLKRKVEHRLGCRDSDPRSHVFFQNINFRRLEAGLVDPPWVPKSNVVYTRDTDKFVDTSEVQDIEFDDKDETFFKAFSTGAVSIQWQKEMIESGVFDQLNDLGPNGHNCGRMWTSRMCVIC